The genomic stretch TCAACGGCAAAAAAAAGCAAAGTGGGTCACCCCCGGCCAGCACGAAGCCAGCCGAAGGTTTTCTCATGTACAGCGGCCAGCGATGTAGTCAGCCAGCCACCGCCAGTAGTAGTCAGCGTCGATGAACCCTTGGTCACGGGCGGCGATGTCTTCAGCCTCCCGCCGGGTCTGAACGGAGTACCAATTTCACGGAAGACCCAAGTCCGTAGGGTTGGCAAGACACATCCAGCGCCTGCTGAAAGAGATAAGCTCCTGAATATTTCCGATGCATCTGTTTCGTTTCATCCGCATCCAACAGTTTGGATTTTTGAGAGTGCCCGCGGAAGACTATCTTGACTAAGCCTGTGCAGGTGGTGAGTGGCGTACCATGTGAGTTTCGGTCTTCCAGGGTATGGATGGTCGCTTTTGTCTGTCTGGCACGGAATCTTTGCAGACGCAGCTAACGGAAACTCCCCGCCCATCATTACGCTTTTGAGTTGCGGGCACGAAGCTAGAGGTTCAGGAAAGTACACTCGATTAAAGTTCAATGTCCTCACGAGGTGCTGAACTCGATATGTTCCGTTGCGCTGGAATGCCGCCGGTAGCCTATATAATCATGCCTTTAGGGCGGCTAACGCTAAGGTTGGAGATGATGCGATGGAACCAAATAACCACCCAGACAGCCATGAACTGCACGATTGGCCCATATATGGACCGAAGGATCCTGAGATTGCGAATCTTGTTGATCAGCTCGCTTATGTCCACGGGCTGCGGGTGCGCGAGATCGAGACAATTATCTTGCGGGCATTGAACGAACGCTTGGCTTCAGAGAAGGCAAAAAGCTCTTCATAACTAGTCAAATCATGACGAAAGGCAGTTAGTCTGAGACGTACCGGTCAAAATAATCCGCCGAACCAGCTGAGTTCGCGACTTTGTACCCAAGCGTTTCATCTTCAAGAAAATGGAAAACCACTTTCGAAAATGGAACATCTATGCGTCCCATTTCAAGAGATGGCCAGAAGTCGGAAACTATCTGGCACGCCTCAGGAAGTAGAAAATGCCGTGTCTTGAGAGAGACAGGTAGGAACTGAGATGCACGGTAGTGTTCCCCTTGTGGGGCACACCGCTCTCAGGCTTCTATAAGTCGCTGGAAAAAAAGTGGGAAGGGGCACATAGTTTTGCCTCTCAGCGTCAGAACTTCCTTTTGAATTCAGTGCCCCGAAATCTCGATGCTGAACTGAAGCTGCCTTTTTCGTCAAATAAGGTTGCCTCTCTGACGACATGAAAAAAGCCGACGCAGTGGTCGGCTTTCTCAAGACTTATCGTGTCAGAAGGTCCTGGGGATGGACTGCACAGGCTGCGGCCCCATCAGGCAGCAAGTCCCACCATCATTCCTGACCTCATCTCTCGTTCACATCGCGGCGGCGGAAGATGATCCGGTTTTCGCCGTTGAAAATGAGTGGTTCAACGCCGTTCTTGTAGAGCTCGCGGCAGAGATTGGCGGGATCGCGTCGCAACTCGCGGGCAAGATCGGTAGCCGAGATGTATTGTTCGCCGAACGCTTCGACGGAGGCCTCATCGACCACCCGCCAGCGTTCTGAGGACCTTTTGGGCTTCGGAGCAGCACGCAAGTATCCTGCTTTCACCAGGTTGCGGATTGTTGCGGTATCGACCCCGAGCTTAGTCTTGTATACGAGTTGGGCGTGCGCGGTTCGTCTAACCATCGGACTTTGCTATTGCACTGCCCGGGCAGCCGCCAACAGGCCAGCCTGTGGCTGAACGAGCGCTTTGCCTTCGATGATGACAGCGATCAGGATGTATTTGAAACCTGTATCGACTATCTGAATTCGGAGAGTGTTAGCTCGCCGCCCGGCTTCTCGCCGCTAATAGTCCCTGGCAGTTGGCCGCTGCGTGACAGCTCGCCGCCACAAATCGCGCTTCCGTCGACTGTACTTGCATACACCACCGGCGACTTGCGTCCCTGGCGTTCGGTTTGGAGCCGAAATCAGCGTGCTGACGGATTACTGGAAGGTGGCGACGACTCGCAATACGACGAACGACCTGCAGGTTGGACTGCAACCCAAGAAAATGCCATTCAAGCGGCGAGACAGGCTGGCGATAACCTTCCTCAACTAGCCGTGGACACGGGCAGCGCAGAGACTGATCTTTTCCGACGCCCAGTGCTGTTGGACGCAACACTGCTAAAATGCTCATTGTTGGCAGTGGCCTTGCAGCAGTCCTTTGTTGAAGCGTCAGATGTTGAAGCGTCAGAAAATTCAGTTCGTATTGAAGCAGAAGCCAAAACCGCACTACCGCGTCGAAGTGACAACAACCAGGAGGCGCTTCAAGGACTGCTGGAGCGTGGCGGTTGGCATCACCTAGTTTCGGTCGCGTTCCGCTCACGTCTCCAATTACCTCAATGGGATCAGAAACTCTCTGAAACAGCCCATGATTGGTGGATGTGCGCGAGCGAGGTCATTGCGGAACCGCACCCAGTGAACGTGCGCCGAATGTTGCTGTTCGATTTGAAACAGCCGTTCGATTCGCAGAAATTGAGCTTTGCCTCGGTTGCTGGCGACGAACTTCAGTCTTGCAACTCGCAGGGCGAAGCTTTGTGGACATTGTTGGGCGGTGCCAGTGACGCTAGCGCCTTTGACTTATTTGCCCGCCTGCTTGAACTGAATCAGGAGGGCTTGTTTGAAGACGTTTTATTGCGCTTACGTCGAGCTCCAGTGCCAGATCGCGAAGATGAAGAGAGCGTAAATGATGTTGGTGTTTTGCGATACGAAGAACTATCTGACGGCGAGCAAATGGTATTGGGGCGTATGGCGCTGTTCCATTTACTGCAGGGACAGAAGGACGCCTTGCTGCTGCTCGATGAGCCGGAAACCCATTTTAATGACAAATGGAAGCGAGAAATTGTCGATATCATCGATGACGCCATTGGTCACACAGCCAACGATGTCTTGATCTCCACCCATTCGGCCATCGTGCTTTCGGATGTTTTTAACAACGAGATCGTGATGGTGCAAAAAACGGATGAAGGTTCCACTGCGCGCAACGTGGACGAACTCACTTTCGCCACCGACCCGAGTGCACTGATGATGACGGTGTTCGGTGCCGATGACAGCATTGGCAAACGCGCCCAGGAATTCATTGAGGGCAGGCTGCGTAAAACAACCGGTACAAGTGCCGAAATAGCCGATCTGGAGCGCCTGATTGCTCGAATGGGATCGGGCTTCTATCGCAGCGAGTTGCGCACATTGCTGAATGTCTGGCGGGGTGACGATGCTTAAACCCATCCATCGAGTTGAGTGTTCTCCAGCGCTAGCTGCATGCCAGCGGTTGATGCAGCGTTTTGCGCTGTGGTTGTGTGATCCTGACACCGCTGATGCACAAATCAACCAACAAGGCTTGCAGCCCCCAGTTCTGGCAAGTGAGATCGAAGTGGATTGGTTGTGGAGTTTTCTTCAGCGTGTCGATGCAAGGCAAACGTTGCTACATCGTGCGCAAATTGTCGCCGCCCTGCCGCCCCCCCAGAAGGCCGTCTTAGTTACTTGGATACAAGCAGTCTCCACGCTTTCGGCACAGTTTCGGCCAGAGCCAATTCAATGGCCGGTCGAGTGCCCGATTCCAAGCCACACTGATTGGAAAGCATTTAAGGAGCTGATGGAGGCGTTTTACAAAGTCGGGTTTCGCAATGGCTTGCCATTCCTGCCGGATGGCACTCCAACGACCGTAGGTGGCGTGACTTATGCCCGTTATGTGAGCGAGTTCCGCGAAGCACACCGTCAGAGCACTAATCTCGAGGCCCGCGAGGTTTGTGTGCTGTGTGGTGGCCCGCTAGGACAGACTCCGGAAGTCGATCATTGGATTGCAAAGAGCGCATTCCCTTTGCTTAGTATTTGTGCTGAAAACTTGCTGCCGATTTGTGGGGATTGCAATTCACTGGCGAATAAAGGGCAAAAGCCTGTGCATTCAGATGGCAGCTTTACTGATTGGTTTCACCCCTATCTGAATCCAGGCAATGAGGCTATGCAAATTACCTACGAGCTGCACCCTAGGAGCTCCGTCCGCTGCGATGCTGCGACACTTGTCGATCAACGCAAAGTCGCCAATATAGACGGCCTACTAAACCTGTCTTTGCGTTGGACGCGCGAATTCAAGGCGGAGTATAGCAAGCAGAAGGACGTTCTGCTCAACAGGGCTAGACGTCGATTTGAGGCCGCCAAGCCCGGCTACTCACAAAACGAAATTCTTTTGTTCGTTGAGGAATGGGAGGCAGACTTGTTGCCTAGTGAACCGCACTACGAAGTGCGTAAAGTTCTGGCAGCGGCCTTAAAAGAACAAGCTCGACTCGCTGCTTGGCAGATCGAACTGAGTTTAGTGCGGTAGCAGTAGAGAAGCTACCGAGTTGCCGTCAATTAGTTGAATTAGACCGGTCAACGATAGGTCCACCGGTGTAAGACTTCATTCTCCATTGTAGCCCTGTCAGGCTCTAGTGTCGCCCCAAGTGCATGTTCAGCGAATGATGTCGGGAGAAATTGCCGCGGTCTAGATTGCTGGCCCTGAGAGCGCCTGTGCGGTGCTGTAGGCGTGCAGGTCCCACTTCAGCACCGCACAGGCATAGGCCGTGGGATCAGTCTACGTGCGATGCCGGGACTGCACAGGAAGGCCCCGGAGTTGGTTCCAGCGCCCCATTCGTGGTCACGCCTGCTTCGACTTTGCGAAGAGAACTTCGTCAACCTCGACCTCGAGCCAACCGCGCTCGCAATAGTAGTCAACATTGATCAAGAAGTTCTTGAGAAGCTTCGGACGCACCGAGTGCGGCAGCTCGTGCCACTCGCCGCCACGCAGGACATCCAGAGTGAAGCCCTTAGTCTGATCGAAGCCATGCAGCTTTTGAAGAAGGCGGAAGAGATGGCCATAAAGCAGATCCTCGGCTTCAGGCCGACCATTATTAGGCAGGTTGATCCGCAGCCTGACCTCGTGAAGCGGATGCTTTGCAATCTGGAAGACCTCGCCGCTGAGGCGCTTAAGGCGGCGGATGGCGGGGAAGTTGATGATGTTCGACATGATGCCGTCTCCATTCTGATATGAGGACCTGCATCCGTGGCCCTAGATCTCGTGAATGAGCCAACATCCCGCTAAAGCGAGAATGCAGGCCCGGCTTAGATCCAGGTTCCTTACCGAGGACGGATCCCCGGGGACATTTATCGTTGGTGGCATGAGGCCACCGCCCGTACCCCTAATATATGTGCTGTCACTGTCTCCGACAAGGAGGCAAGGAGGACGCGGTTCATGTCCTCTGGGAGTGAAGACCATCTGTTTCGCAAATTGGTCGGATTAGCTGGAGGTGTTCGAAGAGAAGCCCTACGCGACGAAATCTTCCGTAGTCGGCGTCCGAAATGCGATCGAGTATTTGGACAAGGTTTAGGCGGAAGCGCAATCTGGCCATAAAGCTCTTCAAACTCAGTCGGCAGGCAGATCAATCGGGTTTGGGTTTTCTCTAGCTCATAACGCCCAATCTTCAACAAAATGGAAAAACCATTGTCGTAAATGGAAGAGCTATGCGGCGCTTTTCATAACCAACGACATGTTAGGGCTGCGAGGCGATCAACACGCAATGGGCGTGGATCAAAGCAGCATAGATTTTCGCAAGGAAAACAGCACCTCTCCGCACAGGAGAGGCATTTGCTCTGACGAGAAAGGCAGAACTATCTGCTCCTTTTCAAAAAGGGATGGTGGAGCATAGCGGGATCGAACCGCTGACCTCCTGCATGCCATGCAGGCGCTCTCCCAGCTGAGCTAATGCCCCATCCTTGGCGACCCTCTTGGGTCCGTGCGCCGCTGATTAGGCGGTTTGGCGGGCGGGATCAAGCGAAAAGATCACGCCTGCCAAAAGCTTTACAAATCGTCGTCGTCCGACGCCACGTCGGCGATTTCTTCCAGCGGAACTGTATCGTCGTCGTCATCGTCTTCGAGGATGTCATCATCCAGATCGACATCAACATCGCTGTCGTCATCGTCCAGTACCACGTCATCGTCGTCGTTATCCGCTGCTTTTGCCTTGGCCGTGACGGCGTCTTCGGCGTCGGCGGCAATCATGCGGGATTTGCTGGCGTCCAGCTCAACCACTTCGCCCGTGTAGGGGCTGACGATCGGGTTCTTGTTCAGGTCGTAAAACCGCTTGCCGGTGGTCGGGCAAAGGCGTTTCGTACCCCATTCTTCGTTGGGCATGGTGTCCCCTTTGAAATCTCTGTTGCATCTAGGCGATTCAGGGCAAGTGCCATATGGTGTGCCCGGAGTCAAAGCCTTCGTGATAAGTGGGTAAAGGAGCAGATAGGATGGCCATGCATCTGTTGCAAGAAGGACCGCCTGTCGAGGTGGTTTTACGCCGGTCGGCGCGGGCGCGGCGGATTTCGTTGCGGGTGTCGTCCCTGGACGGGCGGGTGACCCTGACGCTGCCCAAAGGCGTGGCCGAACGCGAAGCGATGGCCTTTGCCCGTTCCAAGGAAGACTGGATTCGCGGCCATCTGCAGAGCCGTCTTGAGAACGTTGTCATCACCCACGGGGTCGAAGTGCCGCTTTTGGGTCAGTCGCGGCTGATTGTGCCGGGAGCCGGGCGGCGCGTCGTTGTGGGTGACAGTTCGATCACTGTGCCCGGCGCGCCTGAGCAAGTGGGCGCGCGCTTGCAGGCGCATCTGAAGGCGCTGGCGCGGACGCGACTGGCGGCGGCCTCTGATTTTTATGCTGCACGTTTGGGGCGGCCCTATCAGCGGATCAGCATTCGCGACACCCGTTCGCGGTGGGGGTCCTGTTCGACACGCGGCACGCTGATGTATTCGTGGCGGCTGGTCATGATGCCCCAAACGGTGCTGGATTATGTCGCAGCGCACGAGGTGGCCCATCTGCAAGAGATGAACCACGCACAGGCGTTCTGGGACGCTGTGACACGCATCCACGGCCCCTACGGCGAAGCGCGTGCGTGGCTGCGTCAGCACGGGTCCGAATATCACCGCTTTCGTTTTGATGATTGACCGTTTCGAATTTTGTGATCACAAGGCGGCATGACAACACCAGCACGCGCCACAGAAGTTACGCCAGCCGCCCATGATCGGGTCTATCGCCAGTTGCGCAGCCGAATCATGCATGGCGATATTCCCCCCGGTCAGGCGTTGACCCTGCGCGGGGTCGCAAAAGATTACGAGGTCAGCATGACGCCTGTACGCGAGGCGGTGCGCCGTCTGGTGGCCGAAGGGGCGCTGACGATGTCATCGTCGGGGCGCATGGGCACGCCAGAGCTGTCCGCCGAGCGGATCGAGGAGCTGGCCGCCCTGCGCGCCCTGATCGAGGTCGAGCTGGCCAGCCGCGCCCTGCCGCGCGCGCATATGGCGCTGATCGAGCGGTTGCAGACCATCAACGGTGCCGTGTCCGAGGCTGTGGCCCACCGCGATGCGGTTGGCTATATTCGCACCAATCTGGAGTTTCACCGCACGCTGTATCTGCGCGCCCAGGCGCCTGCGATGCTGGCGATGGCCGAAACCGTGTGGCTGCAAATGGGGCCGACAATGCGGGCGCTGTACGGGCGGCTGCGCCGGACCGAGCCGCCGCATTACCACAAGCTGATTATCGCGGCCTTGCGGGCGGGCGACGAGCCGGGATTGCGGCTGGCCGTTCGCACGGATGTGACGCAGGGCTTGCGGATGCTGGCGCGCTGAGCTGACAGGCGCGCCGCCAGCCAGTCCGTTGCGGTGGTGGCTGACGCCTTACGCCGCCAGCCCCTTGCTGCCCAAATCCAGAAACTTGCGACGGCGGTCGTTAATCAGCGCCTTGGCATCCATGCCTTTCAGGTCTTTCAGCATCTCTGCAATCGCCTTGCCGACCGAATCAATCGCCTGGTGTGCGTGGCGGTGTGCGCCGCCCATCGGCTCGGGGATGATCTTGTCGATGACGCCCAGCTGCTTGAGATCCTGCGCCGTCAGCCGCAGGGCTTCGGCCGCTTCGCGCATCTTTTCGGCGTCTTTCCAAAGGATCGACGCGCAGCCTTCGGGGCTGATCACCGAATAGACCGCATGTTCCAGCATCGCGACACGGTTCGCCGTGGCAAAGGCCACAGCCCCGCCCGATCCGCCTTCACCAATCACCACAGAGACAACCGGCGTGCCGATTTGCAGCGATTTCTCGGTGGCCCGAGCAATCGCTTCGGACTGGCCGCGTTCTTCCGCACCCTTGCCGGGATAGGCGCCGGGCGTGTCCACCAGCGTAACGACAGGAAGGCCAAAGCGGCCCGCCAGATCCATCAGGCGGATTGCCTTGCGGTAACCCTCGGGGCGGGCCATTCCGAAATTGCGTTCGATGCGTGATTTGGTGTCGTTGCCTTTTTCATGGCCGATCACCATCACCGGCGTGTCGTTGAACCGAGCAAGCCCACCCATCACCGCATGATCGTCGGCAAAGTTGCGATCACCTGCCAGCGGCGTGTAATCGGTGAACAGGCGTTTGACATAGTCGATGCAATGGGGCCGCTCGGGGTGGCGCGCCACCAGACATTTGCGCCACGGCGTCAGCGACCCGTACAGATCCTGCATCATCGCCTTGCCCTTGGCGTCCAGTGCTGCGGCCTCGGCGCTGGTGTCGGTGTCGGGATTGTTGCGGGCCATGGCGCGCAATTCTTCGGCTTTGCCTTCGATTTCAGCCAGTGGCTTCTCGAAATCCATATATTGAGTCATCTGCTCGCTCCGCTTCGGCTTTGTCCGATATATGGCGGGGGTGGGCGGCGAATGCAATCTTAGGGAAACAGGACCGGGTAAAGCGATGCGATCAGCAAGGCGGCCATGGTCCAGTTGAACGCCCT from Pseudosulfitobacter sp. DSM 107133 encodes the following:
- a CDS encoding AAA family ATPase; amino-acid sequence: MRGSSNHRTLLLHCPGSRQQASLWLNERFAFDDDSDQDVFETCIDYLNSESVSSPPGFSPLIVPGSWPLRDSSPPQIALPSTVLAYTTGDLRPWRSVWSRNQRADGLLEGGDDSQYDERPAGWTATQENAIQAARQAGDNLPQLAVDTGSAETDLFRRPVLLDATLLKCSLLAVALQQSFVEASDVEASENSVRIEAEAKTALPRRSDNNQEALQGLLERGGWHHLVSVAFRSRLQLPQWDQKLSETAHDWWMCASEVIAEPHPVNVRRMLLFDLKQPFDSQKLSFASVAGDELQSCNSQGEALWTLLGGASDASAFDLFARLLELNQEGLFEDVLLRLRRAPVPDREDEESVNDVGVLRYEELSDGEQMVLGRMALFHLLQGQKDALLLLDEPETHFNDKWKREIVDIIDDAIGHTANDVLISTHSAIVLSDVFNNEIVMVQKTDEGSTARNVDELTFATDPSALMMTVFGADDSIGKRAQEFIEGRLRKTTGTSAEIADLERLIARMGSGFYRSELRTLLNVWRGDDA
- a CDS encoding TIGR02300 family protein, with the translated sequence MPNEEWGTKRLCPTTGKRFYDLNKNPIVSPYTGEVVELDASKSRMIAADAEDAVTAKAKAADNDDDDVVLDDDDSDVDVDLDDDILEDDDDDDTVPLEEIADVASDDDDL
- a CDS encoding SprT family zinc-dependent metalloprotease; this translates as MAMHLLQEGPPVEVVLRRSARARRISLRVSSLDGRVTLTLPKGVAEREAMAFARSKEDWIRGHLQSRLENVVITHGVEVPLLGQSRLIVPGAGRRVVVGDSSITVPGAPEQVGARLQAHLKALARTRLAAASDFYAARLGRPYQRISIRDTRSRWGSCSTRGTLMYSWRLVMMPQTVLDYVAAHEVAHLQEMNHAQAFWDAVTRIHGPYGEARAWLRQHGSEYHRFRFDD
- a CDS encoding GntR family transcriptional regulator gives rise to the protein MTTPARATEVTPAAHDRVYRQLRSRIMHGDIPPGQALTLRGVAKDYEVSMTPVREAVRRLVAEGALTMSSSGRMGTPELSAERIEELAALRALIEVELASRALPRAHMALIERLQTINGAVSEAVAHRDAVGYIRTNLEFHRTLYLRAQAPAMLAMAETVWLQMGPTMRALYGRLRRTEPPHYHKLIIAALRAGDEPGLRLAVRTDVTQGLRMLAR
- a CDS encoding acetyl-CoA carboxylase carboxyltransferase subunit alpha, whose amino-acid sequence is MTQYMDFEKPLAEIEGKAEELRAMARNNPDTDTSAEAAALDAKGKAMMQDLYGSLTPWRKCLVARHPERPHCIDYVKRLFTDYTPLAGDRNFADDHAVMGGLARFNDTPVMVIGHEKGNDTKSRIERNFGMARPEGYRKAIRLMDLAGRFGLPVVTLVDTPGAYPGKGAEERGQSEAIARATEKSLQIGTPVVSVVIGEGGSGGAVAFATANRVAMLEHAVYSVISPEGCASILWKDAEKMREAAEALRLTAQDLKQLGVIDKIIPEPMGGAHRHAHQAIDSVGKAIAEMLKDLKGMDAKALINDRRRKFLDLGSKGLAA